One window from the genome of Salvelinus fontinalis isolate EN_2023a chromosome 3, ASM2944872v1, whole genome shotgun sequence encodes:
- the LOC129839141 gene encoding transmembrane protein 121-like translates to MVPPPPANKLHVCLSAVLIMGSMALMDAYLVEQNQGPRKIGVCIMVLVGDICFLIVLRYVAVWVGSEVRTSKRGYAMILWFFYVFVLEIKVYFVYQNYKAEDGKGRSLDGWTGGGGVDGVARKALTLLLSICVPVVYVTLVAIDHMEYVRPQRKKEEIRCRLFWVVVDLLDVLDVQANLWEPQRRGLPLWVEGLMFFYCYILLLVLPCVSLSEISMQGVNIVPHKMMLYPILSLVTINIITLFIRGGNMIFYRDSRVSGILMGKNVIAIVLKTCSFVQYRRHLGEVPSPALGVEMQKNCIVHGPKVTMPVPMPMPMPPQVVIQDFTTFPEEMVCVSDREVEQT, encoded by the coding sequence ATGGTGCCACCACCACCCGCCAACAAGCTTCATGTGTGCTTGTCGGCTGTCTTGATCATGGGCAGCATGGCGCTGATGGACGCCTACTTGGTGGAGCAGAACCAGGGGCCCAGGAAGATCGGTGTGTGCATCATGGTCCTCGTGGGGGACATCTGCTTCCTCATCGTCCTACGCTACGTGGCTGTGTGGGTGGGTTCTGAGGTGCGAACCTCCAAGCGTGGCTACGCCATGATCCTATGGTTCTTCTACGTCTTTGTCCTGGAGATCAAGGTCTACTTCGTCTACCAGAACTACAAGGCCGAGGACGGAAAGGGGAGAAGTTTGGACGGTTGGACTGGCGGCGGCGGCGTGGATGGTGTGGCACGGAAAGCGCTGACATTGCTTCTGTCCATTTGCGTGCCCGTGGTCTACGTCACGTTGGTGGCCATCGACCACATGGAGTACGTGCGGCCGCAGAGGAAGAAGGAGGAGATCCGGTGTCGACTCTTCTGGGTGGTGGTGGACTTGCTCGATGTCCTGGACGTGCAGGCCAACCTATGGGAGCCTCAGAGGAGAGGGCTCCCCCTATGGGTGGAGGGACTCATGTTCTTCTACTGCTACATCCTGCTGCTGGTGCTGCCGTGCGTGTCGCTGAGCGAGATCAGCATGCAAGGGGTGAACATCGTGCCCCATAAGATGATGCTCTATCCGATTCTCAGCCTGGTGACTATTAACATCATCACTCTCTTCATTCGAGGTGGGAACATGATTTTCTATAGGGactccagggtgtctgggatactGATGGGTAAAAATGTGATCGCCATTGTTCTCAAGACATGCAGTTTCGTCCAGTATCGGAGGCATCTCGGCGAGGTCCCGTCTCCCGCCCTTGGGGTTGAGATGCAGAAGAATTGCATTGTCCACGGCCCAAAAGTGACTATGCCTGTGCCCATGCCAATGCCCATGCCACCCCAAGTAGTGATTCAAGACTTCACAACGTTTCCCgaagagatggtgtgtgtgagtgacagagAGGTTGAGCAAACGTGA